In Musa acuminata AAA Group cultivar baxijiao chromosome BXJ3-9, Cavendish_Baxijiao_AAA, whole genome shotgun sequence, a single genomic region encodes these proteins:
- the LOC135649208 gene encoding large ribosomal subunit protein eL18y has protein sequence MGIDIVAGGRSKKARRTAPRSDDVYLKLLVKLYRFLVRRTGSKFNAVILKRLFMSKINRPPISLKRLITFMNGKDDKIAVIVGTVTDDKRVYEVPAMKVTALRFTETARARILKAGGECLTFDQLALRAPLGQNTVLLRGPKNAREAVKHFGKAPGVPHSHTKPYVRSKGRKFERARGRRNSRGFRV, from the exons ATG GGTATCGATATCGTCGCCGGAGGCCGGAGCAAGAAGGCGAGGCGAACGGCGCCAAGGTCGGACGATGTTTACCTTAAGCTCCTCGTCAAG CTCTACAGGTTTTTGGTGCGAAGGACGGGTAGCAAGTTCAATGCGGTGATTCTAAAAAGGCTCTTCATGAGCAAGATCAACCGGCCTCCGATATCCCTCAAAAGGCTAATTACTTTTATGAATGGAAAG GATGACAAAATCGCAGTCATCGTGGGAACGGTGACTGATGACAAGAGGGTTTACGAAGTGCCAGCAATGAAGGTCACGGCTCTGAGGTTCACGGAGACAGCAAGAGCCAGGATTCTGAAGGCAGGTGGGGAGTGCCTGACGTTTGATCAGCTTGCCCTCCGTGCACCTCTTGGACAGAACACT GTACTCCTGAGGGGTCCAAAGAATGCTAGGGAAGCTGTGAAGCACTTTGGTAAGGCACCTGGAGTTCCACATAGCCACACCAAGCCTTACGTCCGATCCAAGGGAAGGAAGTTTGAACGGGCTCGCGGAAGGAGGAACAGTAGGGGTTTCAGAGTTTGA